One segment of Rosa chinensis cultivar Old Blush chromosome 6, RchiOBHm-V2, whole genome shotgun sequence DNA contains the following:
- the LOC112170170 gene encoding trafficking protein particle complex II-specific subunit 120 homolog isoform X1, producing the protein MEPDVSIETSSMIRVAVLPIGHVPPVLLRDYHSMLLRHQSIPLSAVSSFYTEHQKSPFAHQPWDSGSLRFKFVLGGAPPSPWEDFQSNRKTLAVIGICHCPSSPDLGSVMDQFDSACRAYPAALVERCFAFCPADSQLEDGSKKGWNLMLFPPADRATQEFHLQTMMQDIAASLLMEFEKWVLKAEPAGTIVKTPLDSQATLNSEEVIKAKKRRLGRAQKTMGDYCLLAGSPVDANLHYSTALELARLTGDFFWYAGALEGSVCALLIDRMGQKDTAVEEEVRYRYNSVILHYRKSFIQENAQRVSPLTFELEATLKLARFLCRRELAKEVVELLTNAADGAKSLIDASDRLVLYVEIARLYGTLGYQRKAAFFSRQVAQLYLQQDNRLAAISAMQVLAMTTKAYRVQSKASTLEDSLPKKETGSSVVEGGKMLHQSVVSLFESQWSTLQMVVLREILLSAVRAGDPLAAWGAAARLLRSYYPLITPAGQNGLASALSNSADRLPSGTRCADPALPFIRLYSFPLHPSQMDIVKRNPAREDWWAGAANTGPFIYTPFSKGEPSNNSKQELIWIVGEPVQILVELANPCGFDLRVDSIYLSVPSGNFDAFPVTVNLPPNSSKVVTLSGIPTSVGPVTIPGCTVHCFGVITEHLFKDVDNLLLGATQGLVLSDPFRCCGSARLKNISVPSISVVPPLPLLVSRVVGGDGAIILHEGEIRDIWISLANAGTVPVEQVHVSLSGKHQDSVLFIASETLKSALPLRPGAEVTIPVTLKAWRIVLADADTAAGRSAFKHSKDGNSPTLLIHYAGTLPNTADPSTEKSVVPPGRRLVVPLQICVLQGLSFVKARLLSMEIPAQVGENLPKPVHIDNSLTEGAVGTPNKMDRLVKIDPFRGSWGLRFLELELSNPTDVVFEISVSVQLENTDHEHSLSVDRDATEYGYPKTRIDRDCSARVLIPLEHFKLPVLDDSFFVKDNQADGSGRSYSFSERNTKAELNASIKNLISRIKVRWQSGRNSSGELNIKDAVQAALQTSVMDVLLPDPLTFCFRLSRNGPGAENIDSHEESNDQVDSSASKGSVMAHEMTPMEVMVRNNTKELIKMSLNVVCRDVAGEDCVECANATVLCSGVLGGITMEVPPLEEIKHSFSLYFLVPGEYTLIAAAMIEDANDILRARARTKSSDEPIFCRGPPYHVRVVGTA; encoded by the exons ATGGAGCCGGACGTGAGCATCGAAACCAGCTCCATGATCCGCGTGGCGGTCCTCCCCATCGGCCACGTGCCCCCGGTCCTCCTGCGCGACTACCACTCCATGCTGCTCCGCCACCAGTCGATCCCTCTCTCCGCCGTCAGCTCCTTCTACACCGAGCACCAGAAGTCGCCCTTCGCTCACCAGCCCTGGGACTCCGGCAGCCTCCGCTTCAAGTTCGTCCTCGGCGGCGCCCCTCCCAGCCCCTGGGAGGACTTCCAGTCCAACCGCAAAACCCTTGCCGTCATCGGAATCTGCCACTGCCCTTCCTCCCCGGATCTCGGCTCCGTCATGGATCAATTCGATTCCGCCTGTAGAGCCTACCCTGCCGCACTCGTCGAACGCTGCTTTGCCTTCTGCCCCGCCGATTCTCAG TTGGAGGATGGGAGTAAGAAAGGGTGGAACCTGATGCTGTTCCCACCGGCGGATCGGGCCACACAGGAGTTTCACTTGCAAACGATGATGCAAGACATAGCGGCCTCATTGCTAATGGAGTTTGAGAAATGGGTGCTTAAGGCTGAGCCTGCGGGGACTATTGTCAAGACGCCTTTGGATTCTCAAGCTACTCTCAACTCAGAGGAG gtTATAAAGGCGAAGAAACGGAGGCTTGGGCGTGCACAGAAGACTATGGGTGATTATTGCTTGTTGGCAGGATCACCGGTTGATGCCAATCTTCATTACTCTACTGCATTAGAACTTGCTAGGTTGACCggagattttttttggtatgcTGGTGCATTGGAGGGAAGCGTTTGTGCATTACTG ATTGATCGAATGGGCCAAAAGGATACAGCTGTGGAAGAGGAAGTTAGATATCGGTATAATAGTGTCATTTTGCACTACAGGAAGTCGTTCATACAAGAGAATGCTCAGAG AGTTTCACCCTTAACATTTGAACTTGAGGCTACTTTGAAATTGGCAAGGTTTCTTTGCAG ACGTGAGCTGGCTAAGGAGGTAGTGGAGCTACTAACAAATGCAGCAGATGGTGCGAAATCTCTGATTGATGCCAGTGATAGACTTGTACTTTATGTTGAAATAGCTCGTTTATATGGAACTCTCGGTTATCAGCGAAAAGCTGCCTTTTTCTCAAGGCAGGTAGCTCAGTTATATTTGCAACAAGATAATAGACTGGCTGCCATTAGTGCAATGCAAGTTTTGGCAATGACCACAAAAGCATATCGTGTTCAAAGTAAAGCTTCAACCTTAGAAGATTCTCTTCCCAAA AAGGAAACTGGATCAAGTGTTGTTGAAGGTGGGAAAATGCTCCATCAGTCAGTAGTCTCTCTATTTGAGTCTCAGTGGAGCACATTACAGATGGTTGTACTAAGGGAAATCCTGCTATCTGCTGTCCGAGCAGGAGATCCTCTTGCTGCGTGGGGTGCAGCTGCAAGACTACTAAGATCATATTATCCTTTAATTACACCTGCTGGGCAAAATGGCCTTGCTAGTGCACTTTCCAATTCAGCGGATCGGTTGCCATCAGGAACTCGCTGTGCTGACCCTGCCTTACCTTTCATTAG GTTGTATTCTTTTCCTCTCCATCCCTCACAAATGGACATTGTAAAGCGCAATCCTGCAAGAGAAGACTGGTGGGCTGGAGCTGCTAATACTGGGCCTTTTATTTATACGCCATTCAGCAAGGGAGAGCCAAGCAATAACAGCAAACAGGAGCTGATTTGGATTGTTGGAGAACCAGTTCAGATTTTGGTGGAACTGGCAAACCCATGCGGCTTTGATTTGAGGGTCGATAGTATATATCTCTCTGTGCCTTCAGGAAATTTTGATGCTTTTCCAGTCACTGTAAATCTTCCACCCAATTCATCAAAGGTGGTCACTTTATCAGGGATCCCAACTTCAGTGGGGCCAGTGACAATTCCTGGTTGCACCGTCCACTGCTTTGGTGTTATTACTGAACACCTGTTTAAGGATGTTGACAATCTACTCCTTGGAGCTACACAAGGACTTGTTCTTTCTGACCCTTTCAGATGTTGTGGGTCTGCAAGGTTGAAAAATATATCTGTTCCAAGTATTTCTGTAGTACCGCCACTGCCATTACTGGTTTCACGTGttgttggtggtgatggtgcAATCATTCTACACGAAGGTGAAATTCGTGATATATGGATAAGTCTGGCTAATGCTGGTACAGTTCCAGTTGAGCAAGTCCATGTATCGCTATCTGGAAAACACCAAGATTCTGTTCTCTTTATTGCATCTGAAACCTTAAAATCTGCCCTTCCCTTGAGGCCTGGAGCAGAAGTGACAATTCCTGTGACTTTAAAAGCTTGGCGAATTGTCTTAGCGGATGCAGATACTGCTGCTGGCAGGAGTGCCTTTAAGCACTCTAAGGATGGAAATAGCCCCACATTGTTGATCCATTATGCAG GGACTCTGCCAAATACTGCAGATCCTTCAACAGAAAAGTCTGTTGTCCCACCTGGCAGACGCCTGGTTGTTCCTTTGCAGATTTGTGTTTTGCAAGGTTTGTCTTTTGTAAAGGCTCGTCTGCTCTCGATGGAGATTCCTGCACAAGTAGGTGAAAACCTTCCGAAGCCTGTTCATATTGACAATAGTCTCACTGAAGGAGCTGTGGGCACTCCAAATAAGATGGACAGATTGGTGAAAATTGATCCTTTTAGAGGAAGCTGGGGACTACGCTTCCTTGAACTTGAGTTGTCTAATCCAACTGATGTTGTCTTTGAAATTAGTGTTTCAGTCCAACTGGAGAACACTGATCATGAGCATAGCCTCTCCGTTGATCGAGATGCTACTGAGTATGGTTACCCTAAAACAAGAATTGATCGAGATTGTTCTGCGAGGGTACTGATACCACTGGAGCATTTTAAATTGCCTGTTCTTGATGATTCTTTTTTTGTAAAAGATAATCAAGCTGATGGGAGTGGCAGAAGTTATAGCTTTTCAGAAAGGAATACGAAAGCTGAACTTAATGCCTCTATCAAGAACCTTATATCTAGAATAAAGGTTAGGTGGCAATCAGGGCGAAACAGCTCTGGAGAATTAAATATCAAGGATGCTGTACAGGCTGCCCTTCAGACATCTGTTATGGATGTACTGCTGCCAGACCCATTAACATTTTGCTTCAGGCTTTCCAGAAATGGCCCTGGAGCTGAAAATATTGATTCCCATGAAGAATCCAATGATCAAGTTGACTCTTCTGCTTCTAAAGGATCTGTGATGGCGCATGAAATGACTCCAATGGAAGTTATGGTTCGTAACAACACAAAGGAATTAATCAAGATGAGTCTTAACGTTGTGTGCAGAGATGTTGCGGGAGAGGATTGTGTAGAGTGTGCAAATGCAACTGTCTTATGTTCTG GTGTTTTGGGTGGGATAACCATGGAGGTTCCACCGCTTGAAGAAATCAAGCATTCTTTCTCTTTGTATTTTCTCGTCCCCGGGGAGTACACACTAATAGCGGCTGCCATGATCGAAGATGCTAATGATATCCTCAGGGCTCGTGCAAGAACCAAATCCTCTGATGAGCCGATCTTCTGTCGTGGCCCTCCATATCATGTCCGGGTTGTTGGCACTGCATAA
- the LOC112170170 gene encoding trafficking protein particle complex II-specific subunit 120 homolog isoform X2: protein MEPDVSIETSSMIRVAVLPIGHVPPVLLRDYHSMLLRHQSIPLSAVSSFYTEHQKSPFAHQPWDSGSLRFKFVLGGAPPSPWEDFQSNRKTLAVIGICHCPSSPDLGSVMDQFDSACRAYPAALVERCFAFCPADSQLEDGSKKGWNLMLFPPADRATQEFHLQTMMQDIAASLLMEFEKWVLKAEPAGTIVKTPLDSQATLNSEEVIKAKKRRLGRAQKTMGDYCLLAGSPVDANLHYSTALELARLTGDFFWYAGALEGSVCALLIDRMGQKDTAVEEEVRYRYNSVILHYRKSFIQENAQRVSPLTFELEATLKLARFLCRRELAKEVVELLTNAADGAKSLIDASDRLVLYVEIARLYGTLGYQRKAAFFSRQVAQLYLQQDNRLAAISAMQVLAMTTKAYRVQSKASTLEDSLPKETGSSVVEGGKMLHQSVVSLFESQWSTLQMVVLREILLSAVRAGDPLAAWGAAARLLRSYYPLITPAGQNGLASALSNSADRLPSGTRCADPALPFIRLYSFPLHPSQMDIVKRNPAREDWWAGAANTGPFIYTPFSKGEPSNNSKQELIWIVGEPVQILVELANPCGFDLRVDSIYLSVPSGNFDAFPVTVNLPPNSSKVVTLSGIPTSVGPVTIPGCTVHCFGVITEHLFKDVDNLLLGATQGLVLSDPFRCCGSARLKNISVPSISVVPPLPLLVSRVVGGDGAIILHEGEIRDIWISLANAGTVPVEQVHVSLSGKHQDSVLFIASETLKSALPLRPGAEVTIPVTLKAWRIVLADADTAAGRSAFKHSKDGNSPTLLIHYAGTLPNTADPSTEKSVVPPGRRLVVPLQICVLQGLSFVKARLLSMEIPAQVGENLPKPVHIDNSLTEGAVGTPNKMDRLVKIDPFRGSWGLRFLELELSNPTDVVFEISVSVQLENTDHEHSLSVDRDATEYGYPKTRIDRDCSARVLIPLEHFKLPVLDDSFFVKDNQADGSGRSYSFSERNTKAELNASIKNLISRIKVRWQSGRNSSGELNIKDAVQAALQTSVMDVLLPDPLTFCFRLSRNGPGAENIDSHEESNDQVDSSASKGSVMAHEMTPMEVMVRNNTKELIKMSLNVVCRDVAGEDCVECANATVLCSGVLGGITMEVPPLEEIKHSFSLYFLVPGEYTLIAAAMIEDANDILRARARTKSSDEPIFCRGPPYHVRVVGTA from the exons ATGGAGCCGGACGTGAGCATCGAAACCAGCTCCATGATCCGCGTGGCGGTCCTCCCCATCGGCCACGTGCCCCCGGTCCTCCTGCGCGACTACCACTCCATGCTGCTCCGCCACCAGTCGATCCCTCTCTCCGCCGTCAGCTCCTTCTACACCGAGCACCAGAAGTCGCCCTTCGCTCACCAGCCCTGGGACTCCGGCAGCCTCCGCTTCAAGTTCGTCCTCGGCGGCGCCCCTCCCAGCCCCTGGGAGGACTTCCAGTCCAACCGCAAAACCCTTGCCGTCATCGGAATCTGCCACTGCCCTTCCTCCCCGGATCTCGGCTCCGTCATGGATCAATTCGATTCCGCCTGTAGAGCCTACCCTGCCGCACTCGTCGAACGCTGCTTTGCCTTCTGCCCCGCCGATTCTCAG TTGGAGGATGGGAGTAAGAAAGGGTGGAACCTGATGCTGTTCCCACCGGCGGATCGGGCCACACAGGAGTTTCACTTGCAAACGATGATGCAAGACATAGCGGCCTCATTGCTAATGGAGTTTGAGAAATGGGTGCTTAAGGCTGAGCCTGCGGGGACTATTGTCAAGACGCCTTTGGATTCTCAAGCTACTCTCAACTCAGAGGAG gtTATAAAGGCGAAGAAACGGAGGCTTGGGCGTGCACAGAAGACTATGGGTGATTATTGCTTGTTGGCAGGATCACCGGTTGATGCCAATCTTCATTACTCTACTGCATTAGAACTTGCTAGGTTGACCggagattttttttggtatgcTGGTGCATTGGAGGGAAGCGTTTGTGCATTACTG ATTGATCGAATGGGCCAAAAGGATACAGCTGTGGAAGAGGAAGTTAGATATCGGTATAATAGTGTCATTTTGCACTACAGGAAGTCGTTCATACAAGAGAATGCTCAGAG AGTTTCACCCTTAACATTTGAACTTGAGGCTACTTTGAAATTGGCAAGGTTTCTTTGCAG ACGTGAGCTGGCTAAGGAGGTAGTGGAGCTACTAACAAATGCAGCAGATGGTGCGAAATCTCTGATTGATGCCAGTGATAGACTTGTACTTTATGTTGAAATAGCTCGTTTATATGGAACTCTCGGTTATCAGCGAAAAGCTGCCTTTTTCTCAAGGCAGGTAGCTCAGTTATATTTGCAACAAGATAATAGACTGGCTGCCATTAGTGCAATGCAAGTTTTGGCAATGACCACAAAAGCATATCGTGTTCAAAGTAAAGCTTCAACCTTAGAAGATTCTCTTCCCAAA GAAACTGGATCAAGTGTTGTTGAAGGTGGGAAAATGCTCCATCAGTCAGTAGTCTCTCTATTTGAGTCTCAGTGGAGCACATTACAGATGGTTGTACTAAGGGAAATCCTGCTATCTGCTGTCCGAGCAGGAGATCCTCTTGCTGCGTGGGGTGCAGCTGCAAGACTACTAAGATCATATTATCCTTTAATTACACCTGCTGGGCAAAATGGCCTTGCTAGTGCACTTTCCAATTCAGCGGATCGGTTGCCATCAGGAACTCGCTGTGCTGACCCTGCCTTACCTTTCATTAG GTTGTATTCTTTTCCTCTCCATCCCTCACAAATGGACATTGTAAAGCGCAATCCTGCAAGAGAAGACTGGTGGGCTGGAGCTGCTAATACTGGGCCTTTTATTTATACGCCATTCAGCAAGGGAGAGCCAAGCAATAACAGCAAACAGGAGCTGATTTGGATTGTTGGAGAACCAGTTCAGATTTTGGTGGAACTGGCAAACCCATGCGGCTTTGATTTGAGGGTCGATAGTATATATCTCTCTGTGCCTTCAGGAAATTTTGATGCTTTTCCAGTCACTGTAAATCTTCCACCCAATTCATCAAAGGTGGTCACTTTATCAGGGATCCCAACTTCAGTGGGGCCAGTGACAATTCCTGGTTGCACCGTCCACTGCTTTGGTGTTATTACTGAACACCTGTTTAAGGATGTTGACAATCTACTCCTTGGAGCTACACAAGGACTTGTTCTTTCTGACCCTTTCAGATGTTGTGGGTCTGCAAGGTTGAAAAATATATCTGTTCCAAGTATTTCTGTAGTACCGCCACTGCCATTACTGGTTTCACGTGttgttggtggtgatggtgcAATCATTCTACACGAAGGTGAAATTCGTGATATATGGATAAGTCTGGCTAATGCTGGTACAGTTCCAGTTGAGCAAGTCCATGTATCGCTATCTGGAAAACACCAAGATTCTGTTCTCTTTATTGCATCTGAAACCTTAAAATCTGCCCTTCCCTTGAGGCCTGGAGCAGAAGTGACAATTCCTGTGACTTTAAAAGCTTGGCGAATTGTCTTAGCGGATGCAGATACTGCTGCTGGCAGGAGTGCCTTTAAGCACTCTAAGGATGGAAATAGCCCCACATTGTTGATCCATTATGCAG GGACTCTGCCAAATACTGCAGATCCTTCAACAGAAAAGTCTGTTGTCCCACCTGGCAGACGCCTGGTTGTTCCTTTGCAGATTTGTGTTTTGCAAGGTTTGTCTTTTGTAAAGGCTCGTCTGCTCTCGATGGAGATTCCTGCACAAGTAGGTGAAAACCTTCCGAAGCCTGTTCATATTGACAATAGTCTCACTGAAGGAGCTGTGGGCACTCCAAATAAGATGGACAGATTGGTGAAAATTGATCCTTTTAGAGGAAGCTGGGGACTACGCTTCCTTGAACTTGAGTTGTCTAATCCAACTGATGTTGTCTTTGAAATTAGTGTTTCAGTCCAACTGGAGAACACTGATCATGAGCATAGCCTCTCCGTTGATCGAGATGCTACTGAGTATGGTTACCCTAAAACAAGAATTGATCGAGATTGTTCTGCGAGGGTACTGATACCACTGGAGCATTTTAAATTGCCTGTTCTTGATGATTCTTTTTTTGTAAAAGATAATCAAGCTGATGGGAGTGGCAGAAGTTATAGCTTTTCAGAAAGGAATACGAAAGCTGAACTTAATGCCTCTATCAAGAACCTTATATCTAGAATAAAGGTTAGGTGGCAATCAGGGCGAAACAGCTCTGGAGAATTAAATATCAAGGATGCTGTACAGGCTGCCCTTCAGACATCTGTTATGGATGTACTGCTGCCAGACCCATTAACATTTTGCTTCAGGCTTTCCAGAAATGGCCCTGGAGCTGAAAATATTGATTCCCATGAAGAATCCAATGATCAAGTTGACTCTTCTGCTTCTAAAGGATCTGTGATGGCGCATGAAATGACTCCAATGGAAGTTATGGTTCGTAACAACACAAAGGAATTAATCAAGATGAGTCTTAACGTTGTGTGCAGAGATGTTGCGGGAGAGGATTGTGTAGAGTGTGCAAATGCAACTGTCTTATGTTCTG GTGTTTTGGGTGGGATAACCATGGAGGTTCCACCGCTTGAAGAAATCAAGCATTCTTTCTCTTTGTATTTTCTCGTCCCCGGGGAGTACACACTAATAGCGGCTGCCATGATCGAAGATGCTAATGATATCCTCAGGGCTCGTGCAAGAACCAAATCCTCTGATGAGCCGATCTTCTGTCGTGGCCCTCCATATCATGTCCGGGTTGTTGGCACTGCATAA
- the LOC112170170 gene encoding trafficking protein particle complex II-specific subunit 120 homolog isoform X3 — protein sequence MGDYCLLAGSPVDANLHYSTALELARLTGDFFWYAGALEGSVCALLIDRMGQKDTAVEEEVRYRYNSVILHYRKSFIQENAQRVSPLTFELEATLKLARFLCRRELAKEVVELLTNAADGAKSLIDASDRLVLYVEIARLYGTLGYQRKAAFFSRQVAQLYLQQDNRLAAISAMQVLAMTTKAYRVQSKASTLEDSLPKKETGSSVVEGGKMLHQSVVSLFESQWSTLQMVVLREILLSAVRAGDPLAAWGAAARLLRSYYPLITPAGQNGLASALSNSADRLPSGTRCADPALPFIRLYSFPLHPSQMDIVKRNPAREDWWAGAANTGPFIYTPFSKGEPSNNSKQELIWIVGEPVQILVELANPCGFDLRVDSIYLSVPSGNFDAFPVTVNLPPNSSKVVTLSGIPTSVGPVTIPGCTVHCFGVITEHLFKDVDNLLLGATQGLVLSDPFRCCGSARLKNISVPSISVVPPLPLLVSRVVGGDGAIILHEGEIRDIWISLANAGTVPVEQVHVSLSGKHQDSVLFIASETLKSALPLRPGAEVTIPVTLKAWRIVLADADTAAGRSAFKHSKDGNSPTLLIHYAGTLPNTADPSTEKSVVPPGRRLVVPLQICVLQGLSFVKARLLSMEIPAQVGENLPKPVHIDNSLTEGAVGTPNKMDRLVKIDPFRGSWGLRFLELELSNPTDVVFEISVSVQLENTDHEHSLSVDRDATEYGYPKTRIDRDCSARVLIPLEHFKLPVLDDSFFVKDNQADGSGRSYSFSERNTKAELNASIKNLISRIKVRWQSGRNSSGELNIKDAVQAALQTSVMDVLLPDPLTFCFRLSRNGPGAENIDSHEESNDQVDSSASKGSVMAHEMTPMEVMVRNNTKELIKMSLNVVCRDVAGEDCVECANATVLCSGVLGGITMEVPPLEEIKHSFSLYFLVPGEYTLIAAAMIEDANDILRARARTKSSDEPIFCRGPPYHVRVVGTA from the exons ATGGGTGATTATTGCTTGTTGGCAGGATCACCGGTTGATGCCAATCTTCATTACTCTACTGCATTAGAACTTGCTAGGTTGACCggagattttttttggtatgcTGGTGCATTGGAGGGAAGCGTTTGTGCATTACTG ATTGATCGAATGGGCCAAAAGGATACAGCTGTGGAAGAGGAAGTTAGATATCGGTATAATAGTGTCATTTTGCACTACAGGAAGTCGTTCATACAAGAGAATGCTCAGAG AGTTTCACCCTTAACATTTGAACTTGAGGCTACTTTGAAATTGGCAAGGTTTCTTTGCAG ACGTGAGCTGGCTAAGGAGGTAGTGGAGCTACTAACAAATGCAGCAGATGGTGCGAAATCTCTGATTGATGCCAGTGATAGACTTGTACTTTATGTTGAAATAGCTCGTTTATATGGAACTCTCGGTTATCAGCGAAAAGCTGCCTTTTTCTCAAGGCAGGTAGCTCAGTTATATTTGCAACAAGATAATAGACTGGCTGCCATTAGTGCAATGCAAGTTTTGGCAATGACCACAAAAGCATATCGTGTTCAAAGTAAAGCTTCAACCTTAGAAGATTCTCTTCCCAAA AAGGAAACTGGATCAAGTGTTGTTGAAGGTGGGAAAATGCTCCATCAGTCAGTAGTCTCTCTATTTGAGTCTCAGTGGAGCACATTACAGATGGTTGTACTAAGGGAAATCCTGCTATCTGCTGTCCGAGCAGGAGATCCTCTTGCTGCGTGGGGTGCAGCTGCAAGACTACTAAGATCATATTATCCTTTAATTACACCTGCTGGGCAAAATGGCCTTGCTAGTGCACTTTCCAATTCAGCGGATCGGTTGCCATCAGGAACTCGCTGTGCTGACCCTGCCTTACCTTTCATTAG GTTGTATTCTTTTCCTCTCCATCCCTCACAAATGGACATTGTAAAGCGCAATCCTGCAAGAGAAGACTGGTGGGCTGGAGCTGCTAATACTGGGCCTTTTATTTATACGCCATTCAGCAAGGGAGAGCCAAGCAATAACAGCAAACAGGAGCTGATTTGGATTGTTGGAGAACCAGTTCAGATTTTGGTGGAACTGGCAAACCCATGCGGCTTTGATTTGAGGGTCGATAGTATATATCTCTCTGTGCCTTCAGGAAATTTTGATGCTTTTCCAGTCACTGTAAATCTTCCACCCAATTCATCAAAGGTGGTCACTTTATCAGGGATCCCAACTTCAGTGGGGCCAGTGACAATTCCTGGTTGCACCGTCCACTGCTTTGGTGTTATTACTGAACACCTGTTTAAGGATGTTGACAATCTACTCCTTGGAGCTACACAAGGACTTGTTCTTTCTGACCCTTTCAGATGTTGTGGGTCTGCAAGGTTGAAAAATATATCTGTTCCAAGTATTTCTGTAGTACCGCCACTGCCATTACTGGTTTCACGTGttgttggtggtgatggtgcAATCATTCTACACGAAGGTGAAATTCGTGATATATGGATAAGTCTGGCTAATGCTGGTACAGTTCCAGTTGAGCAAGTCCATGTATCGCTATCTGGAAAACACCAAGATTCTGTTCTCTTTATTGCATCTGAAACCTTAAAATCTGCCCTTCCCTTGAGGCCTGGAGCAGAAGTGACAATTCCTGTGACTTTAAAAGCTTGGCGAATTGTCTTAGCGGATGCAGATACTGCTGCTGGCAGGAGTGCCTTTAAGCACTCTAAGGATGGAAATAGCCCCACATTGTTGATCCATTATGCAG GGACTCTGCCAAATACTGCAGATCCTTCAACAGAAAAGTCTGTTGTCCCACCTGGCAGACGCCTGGTTGTTCCTTTGCAGATTTGTGTTTTGCAAGGTTTGTCTTTTGTAAAGGCTCGTCTGCTCTCGATGGAGATTCCTGCACAAGTAGGTGAAAACCTTCCGAAGCCTGTTCATATTGACAATAGTCTCACTGAAGGAGCTGTGGGCACTCCAAATAAGATGGACAGATTGGTGAAAATTGATCCTTTTAGAGGAAGCTGGGGACTACGCTTCCTTGAACTTGAGTTGTCTAATCCAACTGATGTTGTCTTTGAAATTAGTGTTTCAGTCCAACTGGAGAACACTGATCATGAGCATAGCCTCTCCGTTGATCGAGATGCTACTGAGTATGGTTACCCTAAAACAAGAATTGATCGAGATTGTTCTGCGAGGGTACTGATACCACTGGAGCATTTTAAATTGCCTGTTCTTGATGATTCTTTTTTTGTAAAAGATAATCAAGCTGATGGGAGTGGCAGAAGTTATAGCTTTTCAGAAAGGAATACGAAAGCTGAACTTAATGCCTCTATCAAGAACCTTATATCTAGAATAAAGGTTAGGTGGCAATCAGGGCGAAACAGCTCTGGAGAATTAAATATCAAGGATGCTGTACAGGCTGCCCTTCAGACATCTGTTATGGATGTACTGCTGCCAGACCCATTAACATTTTGCTTCAGGCTTTCCAGAAATGGCCCTGGAGCTGAAAATATTGATTCCCATGAAGAATCCAATGATCAAGTTGACTCTTCTGCTTCTAAAGGATCTGTGATGGCGCATGAAATGACTCCAATGGAAGTTATGGTTCGTAACAACACAAAGGAATTAATCAAGATGAGTCTTAACGTTGTGTGCAGAGATGTTGCGGGAGAGGATTGTGTAGAGTGTGCAAATGCAACTGTCTTATGTTCTG GTGTTTTGGGTGGGATAACCATGGAGGTTCCACCGCTTGAAGAAATCAAGCATTCTTTCTCTTTGTATTTTCTCGTCCCCGGGGAGTACACACTAATAGCGGCTGCCATGATCGAAGATGCTAATGATATCCTCAGGGCTCGTGCAAGAACCAAATCCTCTGATGAGCCGATCTTCTGTCGTGGCCCTCCATATCATGTCCGGGTTGTTGGCACTGCATAA